ATCGACGAGCGCGTCGGCCGAAAATCGTAATCGGCATTTCGATCAAAACGAAAAGCAAAACGAAATTGGTTCACGTTGGTGTCAGCCGTTTCATGGGCGACGGTGCGTCGCCCGCCACCGTGCGTAGTGTGGCGAGACGAAGGCTGAAGCACGCCGCACGTTACCAAGGAGATCAGGAGCTACTATGTCCACACCCCTGCCAGCGAGTGACTATCAACAAACAGAATTTTCGAAGCTGTCCGTCGGCCCCACGACGGACTGGGCGAATCTCGGCGGGCAGTTTCGCGGCCTACCGACACCCGTCTACTACTCGGGGTCGCTGTTCGCGTTCACGCGTAACTTCGACAACCGGCTCGGCATGTGCCAGATCGATACGACCGGGACGAAAGGCAAATGGTCCACGTGGGGCGGTACGCTCACGTACAGCCCCGCTGCGGCGCTGTCGCAGAACGGCTCGATCGGGGTAATCGGCCGCATGCAATCCGGGCAGATCCAGATCAGCTACATCAACCCGTTCCAGGGCATCTACACGCCCTGGGTCGCGATCACGGGTGCCCCGTCCGGCACGAACTTCAGCGGCCCCGTCCAACTCGTGCAGAACACCAATGCGCGGCTCGAAGCATTCGCGCTCGATACGAACGGCAATCTGTGGCATGCATGGGAAACGTCCGTCGGCAGCAACCCACAATGGTCTTCATGGAGTCATCTCGGCAGCGGCTTCAATTCGATGCCGACCGAGTTCCCCGTGTTCCTGCTGCAGGGCGGGACCAATAAGGGATGTCTGCAAGCGGTGTTGATCGGCAATCAGCCCAATATGTATCAGTCGACACAGTACGCGGGCGGGGGTTACGACTCATGGAGCCCGTTCACGGTGGTCGGCACGACGATCCCGCCCGATTCGCCGCCGCAATTCGCCAACGGGCCAGCGGCGAATTTCGATACCAATCTGCAGAACGCCGCTTATGCCGGTTACAACGCGAACGTCGGCGTCGGCCAAAATCCGCTTGTTTACTGCGCGCCGCCGAGCTTCCCGCAATGGGGGCCGATCAACAACATCACGTCCGAGCAGTATCCGATCTCGAATGCCGCGCCGGTCATGGTGTCGAACGGCGGCGTCGCCAATTTGGCATGGTCGACGCCGAACGGTCAGGTGTATCTAGTGTCGGAGGCGATGACGGCGAATAACTTCTGGTCCAACAACATCCAATCGGTGGGCACCGGGAATGCGCAGTTCACCGGCCAGATGGTCGGCGTGGTCAACAACGGCATGGATGGCCTGTTCATGTTGGTTGCGGACGGCACGCTCGCATTCATCAACTACCTGCCTCAGTAGCGGCACGCTGGCAGAGCGGTAGCAGCACGGCGGATCGCCCGCGAACGCGCATTCATTCGGCGTTTCGGGCGTCAGCCGCGGTGAAGCGCTCGTTTTGGGGAGGTTGCGCCGCCCGCCATGGTGCGGCGCAAAGCACTGCGTGTTGCCTCGCGCCGCGTCAAGCGGGCGGGAGCATCGTCTCGTTCGACGCGTTGCCCGGTGCGAGCGTCGACGGTCTTGGCGTGACAGCTTCGATCGCTTCGTCGATCACGAGACCGAGCAGATGCCGTTGTGCGGGCGTGAGATCGACGCGCGCGGCGAATTGATCGACGGCCGAACGGATTGCGTTCGAGCGCTGTTGCCGCGTCGGCGTCGTGATCATTCGAGGCGGGAGCGGCGTTACGGTCCCTAATTCTGTGCTCATAGCGGACTTCCAAGTCATTCGGCATGAATAGGGTGCGACTATGCAATTTTCGCGCCATGACCCCCTGAACAGGGTGGACAGGCCAACGCGGGCCCAACGGTGGGCGTATCGGCAGAAAATGTTTCATTTCTGATACGCGCTGGCTCCGCACCGAGCCGTCGTTCGCACAAACAAAAACGGCGCGCCGCGGTTCCACCCGCATGCGCGCCGTTTTTCGAAGCGGTGAAGCTCGAAGCAGGGCTAACAGCTAAGCCAACGCCCCGCTCAAACTTGTGCGCCGGCGTTCGGATCGCTCGGATCGTGACGCGGCTTTTTGTCCTTGAGCAGATCCTCCCGCTTCACGCCAAGCCACATCGCCAGCGCCGCTGCGACGAACACCGACGAGTAGATACCGAAGCAGATGCCGATCGTCAGCGCGAGCGCGAAGTAGTGCAGCGTCGGGCCGCCGAACAGGAACATCGACAGCACCATCATCTGCGTACAGCCGTGCGTGATGACCGTGCGCGACATCGTGCTCGTGATCGCGTGGTTGATGACCTCCATCACCGTCATCCTGCGTTCGCGGCGGAACGTTTCGCGAATCCGGTCGAAGATAACGACCGATTCGTTCACCGAGTAGCCGAGCACCGCGAGCACCGCCGCCAGCACCGACAACGAGAACTCCCATTGGAAGAATGCGAAAAAGCCGAGAATGATCACGACGTCGTGCAAGTTCGCGATGATGCCGGCAATGGCGTACTTCCATTCGAAGCGGAACGACAGATAGATGACGATGCCGGCGACGACGCAAGCGAGCGCGAGCAGGCCGTTGGTGGCGAGCTCCTTGCCCACCTGCGGCCCGACGAACTCGACGCGCTGCAATTGCGCGGCCGCGTCTTGCGCCTTCAGCCCCGCCATGACTTGCTCGCTTTGCTGCGACGACGAGAGGCCATGCTTCAGCGGCAGCCGAATCATCACGTCACGCGAGGTGCCGAAGGTCTGCACCTGCGCGTCGCCGTAGCCGAGCGTATCGAGCGTCTTGCGCACCGGGTCGAGCTGTACCGTCTGCGGGTACTGCACTTCGATGACGGTGCCGCCCGTGAACTCCACCGACAGATGCAGCCCGCGATGAATCAGGAAGAACACCGCGGCGAAAAACGTCAAGAACGAGATCGCGTTGAAGATCAACGCGCGTTGCATGAACGGAATGTCTTTGCGAATGCGGAAAAATTCCATGGTCTTGTCTCCGGGTTCCGACGAACCGATTAGCGGGATGAGCCCGGTTTGCGCGAGGTGGTGCCTTCGCGCGCGCGATTGCGCAGGACCGGCTTCGCGCCGCTGGGTCCGACTTTGCCCTTTTGCGCGGTGACCGTCTTGGCCGTGCGCATCGTGTCGGTGTGCTCGTCGACGTCGCTGCCGACTTGCGGATAGGCCACGGCCTCGGCCGCGGCCGGGCGCCAGACCTGCCCGATCGCGAGCGACTTGAGCTTCTTCTTGCCGCCGTACCACGCGTTGACGATGCCGCGCGAGAAGAACACCGCCGAGAACATCGACGTCAAGATGCCGATGCAGTGCACCACGGCGAAGCCGCGCACCGGGCCCGAGCCGAAGGCGAGCAGCGCCAGGCCGGCGATGAGCGTCGTGACGTTCGAGTCGAGAATCGTGGCCCAGGCATGCGCATAGCCGTTCTGGATCGCGAGCTGCGGCGGCGCGCCGTGGCGTAGTTCTTCACGCACGCGCTCGTTGATCAGCACGTTCGCATCGATCGCCATACCGAGCGCGAGCGCGATAGCCGCGATGCCGGGCAGCGTCAGCGTAGCCTGCAGCATCGACAGCACGGCCACGAGCAAGAGCAGGTTCACCGACAGGCCGATGACCGAGACGAGCCCGAACAGCAGGTAATAGGCGATCATGAACACGGTGATCCCGGCGAAGCCGTAGACGACCGAGTCGAAGCCCTTCTTGATGTTGTCGGCCCCGAGGCTCGGGCCGATCGTGCGTTCTTCGATGATGTCCATCGGCGCAGCCAGCGAGCCCGCGCGCAACAGCAGCGCGAGATCGGCGGCCGCTTGCGGGGTGGGCTGGCCCGTGATCTGGAAGCGATCGCCGAGTTCGGACTGGATCGTCGCGACCGTCAGCACCTGGCCCTTGCCCTTTTCGAACAGCACCATCGCCATCGGCTTGCCGATGTTGTCGCGCGAGACGCTGGCCACGGCGCGGCCCGCCGCCGAGTTCAGGCGGATGTTGACGGACGGGCGCTGGTGTTCGTCGAAGCCGGCCGAGGCGTCGATGATGCTGTCGCCCGTAAAGATCACTTGCTTGCGCAGCAGCACCGGCGCTTGGTTGCCTTCGGTGAAGAGCTCGTCGCCGGCCGGGACGGCCTCGCCGGGCGTGGGGTGCGTGTTGACCGGATCGGCCAAGCGCGCCTCGAGCGTGGCGGTGCGGCCGATGATTTCCTTCGCCTTGGCCGTATCTTGCACGCCGGGCAGCTCGACGACGATGCGGTCGGCGCCTTGCTGCTGGATCACGGGTTCGGCCACGCCGAGCTCGTTCACGCGGTTGTGCAGCGTCTGCATGTTCTGCTTGACGGCTGCTTCCTCGACCGCGCTCAACTGCGCGGGCGCGAACGTGCCGACGACTTGCGCCCCGCCGGTCGTGGATTGCCGCGTGGCCCATTGCAGTTCGGTGATGTTGCGCGTGAGTTGCGTGCGCGCGTTATCGGCCGTTGCCTGATCGGCGAAATCGATGACGATCGTTTGGTCGACGCGATTGACGCCGCCTTCGCGGATCTCGTTGTCGCGCAAGAACGTGCGCGCATCCGATGCGTCGGAGTCGAGCCGCTTGTTGAGCGCGCCCGCCATGTCGATCTGCATCAGGAAGTGGACGCCGCCTCGCAGGTCGAGCCCGAGGTACATCGGCAGCGCATGCAGTGCCGTGAGCCAGCGCGGCGAAGCGCTTTCCAGATTCAGCGCGACGACGTATTGCGGATCGTTCGGATCGGGGTTCAGCGCCTTTTGCAGCAAATCCTTCGCGTGCAACTGCGTGTCGGTGTCTTTCAGGCGGACGCGGATGTTGGCGTTGGTCGTGGCGTTGTCGAACGTGACGTCGTCAGGCTTGATCTGATCGGCGGCGAGCGCGGATTCGACCTGCGCGAGCGTGGATTCGTCGAGCTTGACCGTCGCCTTGCCGCTGAGCACCTGCACGGCCGGCGCTTCGCCGTAGAAGTTGGGCAATGTGTACAGAAGGCCGATGGCGAGTGCCACGGCCATCACGACATATTTCCAAAGGGGGTAGCGATTCATGGGGGAGCCGAACGGGTGGGTTGGCGTGTGGGCGGTGCGGGGCGTTCCCTCACCGGCCCCGGTGCGGCGTAACGTGCTAGGCGCGTCGCGCCGCCTCGAGCCGGGTACTGTAGGGCGGTGCCGCGTCAGAGCGACTTGATCGTGCCTTTCGGGAGAATCGTCGTGACGGAACCCTTTTGCACGGTGATTTCCGTGCCCGCGGCGATTTCGATGCCGACGTACGCTTCGCCGACCTTCGTCACCTTGCCAACGACGCCGCCGTTCGTCACGACTTCATCGCCCTTGGCCATCGCGGAGAGCATGTTGCGATGGTCTTTCTGACGTTTCATCTGCGGGCGAATCATGATGAAGTACAGCACCGCGAACATGAGGATGAGCGGCAAAAAGCTCATCAGGCTCGACTCGGCGCCGCCGCCGGTTGCGCCTTGCCCGAATGCATTGGAAATCAGCGACACGTTGGTTTCTCCGTAAAGGACGATCGAAACGATCTGAGGCGATCGAAAAATAGCCGCGTATTTTACCACCTGCGCCGGACTTGCCGGCTGCACGGTTACAGCGATTGCCGGCCGTCCCCGCGTGCGCTAGCGCGGGCGCGGCTCCGCCCGCGCGCAGCGCGCCGGCCGCTAGTCCACACCGCGCGCGCGTTCGTCTCGAAAACGGCGACGAAATGCCTCGAACGTGCCCGTTTCGATCGCTTCGCGGATCTCGCTCATGAGTTCGAGGTAGTAATGGAGATTGTGAATCGTATTGAGTTGGGCGCCGAGAATTTCGCCGACCCGGTGCAAATGGTGCAGATAACCGCGCGTGAAATGGCGGCAGGTGTAGCAGCCGCAGGTCTCGTCGAGCGGGCGCAGCGCGTTCTTGTGCGTCGCGTTGCGGATCTTGACGTCGCCGAATCGCGTAAACAGCCAGCCGTTGCGCGCGTTGCGCGTGGGCATCACGCAGTCGAACATGTCGATGCCGGCGGCCACGCCCGCGACGAGATCCTCGGGCGTGCCGACGCCCATTAGGTAATGCGGCTTGTCGGCCGGCAGCTTCGGGCCGATGTGCTCCAGCACGCGCATCATTTCCTCTTTCGGCTCGCCGACGGACAGCCCGCCGATAGCCAGGCCGTGGAACCCGAGTTCCGAGAGGCCGGCCAGCGATTCGTCGCGCAAATCCCCGTACATGCCGCCTTGGACGATGCCGAACAGCGCGTTCGGATTGCCGAGCCGGCCGAATTCGTCGATCGAGCGCTTGGCCCAGCGCAGCGACATGCGCATCGAGGCGGCGGCGTCTTCGTGCGTCGTCGGCACGTCGTCGGTCGCGTACGGCGTGCATTCGTCGAACTGCATGACGATGTCCGAGTTCAGCACCTTCTGAATCTGCATCGACACTTCGGGCGAGAGGAACAGCTTGTCGCCGTTGATGGGCGAGGCGAACGTCACGCCGTCTTCGGTGATCTTGCGCAAGTCGCCCAGCGAAAACACTTGGAAGCCGCCTGAATCGGTCAAGATCGGCCGGCGCCAGCCCATGAAGCTGTGCAGTCCGCCGTGCGCGGCAACCGTCTCGAGCCCGGGACGCAGCCAGAGGTGGAACGTGTTGCCGAGGATGATTTGCGCGCGAATCTCCTCGAGCTCGCGCGGCTGGATCGCCTTGACGGTGCCGTACGTGCCGACCGGCATGAAGATCGGCGTTTCGACGACGCCGTGGTTGAGCGTCAAGCGGCCGCGGCGCGCGCGGCCGTCGGTCTTGACGAGTTCGAATTTGAGGCCGTCCAGACCCGTTGCGGGGGACGACGGCTGATCGTTTGTATGACCTTCGGTCATCGATAGGCTCCAAGTGCTACCGGAGAACAGTCCGGCGCAAGGGAAAACCGCTGCCCGGATATGACCGCGCAGCGCGTGAAAGAAAGGGCGGTTCGCCCGCGCGCGTCTTAGTTATCGACCCTCGTCAGCAGCATGGCGTCGCCATAGCTGAAGAACCGATAGCGCTCGTCGATCGCGTGCCGGTACGCCTCGCGGATCGGCTCCATGCCGGCGAACGCGCTAACGAGCATGAGCAGCGTCGACTTCGGCAGATGAAAGTTCGTCACGAGCCGATCGACGATGCGAAAGCGGTAGCCGGGCGTGATGAAGATGTCGGTTTCCGCCGACGTCGCGCCAAGCGGCCGGCCCGCGGCCTGCGCGTCGCGCGCGGCGGCCTCCAGCGCCCGCATCGACGTCGTGCCGACCGCGATCACGCGCCCTTTGCGCGCGCGCGTGGCGGCGATCTTGTCGACGAGCGTGGGCGGTAGTCGATACCACTCGCTGTGCATCTTGTGGTCGGCGATGTTCTCGACGCGCACGGGCTGGAACGTGCCCGCGCCGACGTGTAGCGTCAGCGTGGCGCGCTCGATGCCGCGCGCCTCGAGCTGCGCAAGCAGCGCTTCGTCGAAATGCAAGCCGGCCGTCGGCGCGGCCACGGCGCCCGGGTGTTGCGCGAAGACGGTCTGGTAGCGCGTTTCGTCGGCCGCATCGGGGTCGTGCTCGATATAGGGCGGCAGCGGCAGCCGGCCATAGCGCTCGATCAGCGTGAGGCAGTCGTCGGGAAAGTGCAGCGTGTAGAACGGCTCGACGCGCTCGCCGACCGTCACCTCGAATGCGTCGGCCAGCTTGAGCGCCGTGCCGGGCGCCGGGCTCTTGCTCGCGCGGATCTGCGCGAGCGCGGTTCGCTCGCCCGTCAGCCGCTCGACGAGCACCTCGATCCTGCCGCCGCTGGCCTTTTGGCCGAAGAAGCGGGCCTTCAGCACTTTGGTATCGTTGAAGACGAGCAAATCGCCCGGGGCCAAGCACTCGGGCAGATCGGCGAAGCGCCGGTCGACGAGGCGCGCGGGCGCGGTCGTCGTGTCGACTTCGAGCAGGCGGCTCGCGCTGCGTTCAGGCAGCGCGGTTTGCGCGATCAGCTCGGGCGGCAGATTGAAATCGAAATCGGAAAGCGTGAACATGCTGCGTTGATCGGCGGTGAGGATGCGGCGAAACGGCTCACGAGCCGCTATGATCGCGAAGCGCGATGCCGAGGCGGCCCCGCGTGCCGTTCGTCGAGAAGAAAGCCGTTATTGTACTTGCCAGGAGCGTAATGCCGTTGTCCGACCGTAGCCTGCCCGATTCCGCCGACGACACGGCACCGCCCGCGCGCGCCAGGAAGCGGCGCCAAGCCGCGCCCGATGAGGGTTCGCGCGGCGCCGGCGATGCGCTCGCGAAGGAAGACGCACCGGCCGAGCCCGTCATCGGTGCGGTTGCCGGCGCTGCGAAGAAACGGACGAAGACCGTGGCCGGCAACTCCCCGGCGAAGCTCGCGAAGACGGTCGACAAGCTCGCCAAGCTCGGCCTCACGCGCGACATCGATCTCGTCCTGCATCTGCCGATGCGTTATGAAGACGAAACGACGCTTACGCCGATCGGCGAGCTTTTGCCTGGCGAGACGGCGCAGGCCGAAGGCATCGTCGTCGACAACGAAATCGCCTATCGGCCCCGCCGGCAGCTCGTCGTCAAGCTGCGCGACGCCGACGGCAGCGAACTCTCTCTGCGGTTCCTCAATTTTTACGGCTCGCAGGTCAAGCAGATGGCGCTTGGCGTTCGCCTACGTGTGCGCGGCGACGTGCGCGGTGGTTTTTTCGGGCTCGAAATGGTCCACCCGACGGTGCGCCCCGTCGACGAGGACACGCCGCTGCCCCAGGCACTGACGCCCGTTTATCCGAGTACGGCCGGCGTCTCGCAGGCGTATCTGCGCAAGGCCATCGACAATGCGCTCGCCCGCACGCCGCTGCCCGAAATCTTGCCCGAGCGCATCGCCGAGCAATACTGCCGGCCGCTGGCGTTGCCGCCGCTCGCGCAGGCGGTGCGCGTGCTTCATCACCCGAGCGCGGGCGCCGACGAAACGGCGCTGATCGACGGCACCCATCCGGCCTGGACCCGGATCAAGTTCGACGAATTGCTCGCGCAGCAACTGTCGCTCAAGCGCGCGCACGAGGAGCGGCGCGCCCGCTCGGCCCCGTCGATGCCGCGCGGTACGGGCGGCGAGACGCTCGTCGCGAGGCTTTCGGCCGCGCTGCCGTTCGAACTCACGCGCGCGCAGGCGCGCGTCGTTGCCGAGATATCGGCCGATCTGAACGCGCCCCATCCGATGCAACGGCTGTTGCAGGGCGACGTCGGCAGCGGCAAGACCGTCGTCGCGGCGCTGGCGGCCGCCCAAGCGATCGATTGCGGCTACCAGGCGGCCATGATGGCGCCGACGGAAATCCTTGCCGAGCAGCATGCCCGCAAGCTGCGCGGCTGGCTCGAGCCGCTCGGCGTCACCGTCGCCTGGCTCGCCGGCAGCCTGAAGGCGAAAGAGAAGCGCGCGGCCGTCGAAGCGGCGGCCTCGGGGGCGGCTCAGCTCGTGATCGGCACGCACGCGATCATTCAGGACACCGTGGAATTCGCGCGGCTCGGCCTCGTCATCGTCGACGAGCAGCATCGATTCGGCGTCGCCCAGCGGCTCGCGCTGCGCGCCAAAGCCGATCGCGCGGGCGGCGGCGCGGCGGGTTTTCAGCCGCACCAGTTGATGATGTCGGCCACGCCGATTCCGCGCACGCTCGCAATGACGTATTACGCCGACCTCGACGTGTCGACGATCGACGAGCTGCCGCCGGGGCGCACGCCGATCGTGACGAAGCTCATTTCCGATGCGCGCCGCGACGAAGTGATCGCGCGCGTGCGCGAGGCGGCCTTGACGGGGCGGCAGGTGTATTGGGTGTGCCCGCTGATCGAGGAAAGCGAAACGCTGCAGTTGCAGACGGCGATCGAGACCTACGAAACGCTTGCGCAAGCGTTGCCCGAACTGCGCGTCGGCCTCGTGCATGGGCGGCTGCCGCCGGCCGAGAAGGCGGCCGTCATGGACGCGTTTTCGCGCAACGAGGCGCAGTTGCTCGTGGCGACGACGGTGATCGAGGTCGGCGTGGACGTGCCCAACGCGTCGTTGATGGTCATCGAGCATGCGGAGCGCTTCGGCCTCGCTCAACTGCACCAATTGCGCGGGCGCGTGGGGCGCGGCAGCGCGGCCTCCATCTGCGTGCTGCTCTACAGCAACCCGCTGTCGCTGACGGCGCGCGAGCGCTTGAAGACGATGCGCGAGACGACCGACGGTTTCGAAATCGCACGGCGCGACTTGGAGATTCGCGGCCCCGGCGAATTTCTGGGCGCGCGCCAGTCGGGCGCGGCGATGCTGCGCTTTGCCAGTCTCGAAAACGACGCCTGGCTCATCGAGCCGGCCCGAGAGGCCGCGGCGCGGCTCATCGCCGAGCATCCCGACGTCGTCCTCCAGCATTTGGCGCGCTGGCTCGGCGGCCGCGAGCAATTCCTGAAGGCCTGAGCGCCTTGAGCGGCTGAGCGGCTGAGCGCGAACGAAGGGCGCCCGGCATGGCCATTCGCTGTCGATGCGTGCCGGCCCCTCCGTCGTTGCCGCGTGACCGAGGACACGCAGCCCTGCGTTGCCGCCCTGTTGGCGAATCGCTGCCTCGGGTGTATAAGATAAACCTATCGATTTCAACGTCCTGATTGGTCCCCCAATGACGCTCACTGAACTGAAATACATCGTGGCGGTTGCGCGCGAGCGGCATTTCGGCCGTGCCGCCGAGGCGTGCTTCGTCAGCCAGCCGACGCTGTCGGTCGCGATCAAGAAGCTCGAGGACGAACTCAACGTCCAGATTTTCGAGCGCGGCACGAGCGAAGTCAGCGTGACGCCGATCGGCGAGCAGATCGTCACGCAAGCGCAGCGTGTGCTCGAGCAGACGCTCGCGATCAAGGAAATCGCAAAGCAGGGCAAGGATCCACTCGTCGGGCCGCTGCGTCTCGGCGTCATCTATACGATCGGCCCCTATCTGCTGCCGACGCTCGTCAAGCAGATGATCCGGGCCGTGCCGCAGATGCCGCTGATGCTGCAGGAGAATTACACGCTCAAGCTCATCGAGCTGCTCAAGCAAGGCGAGATCGACGTCGCGATCATGGCGCTGCCGTTCCCGGAAACGGGCCTGATGGTGCGTCCGCTCTACGACGAGCCGTTCGTCGTGGCGCTGCCGGCGGGGCATGCTTGGGAGTCGCGCAAGAAGATCGACGCAAACGACCTGAAGCAGGAAACGATGCTGCTGCTCGGCAACGGACATTGCTTCCGCGACCACGTGCTCGGCGTCTGTCCCGAATTGATGCGGTTTTCGCAAACAGCGGACGGCATTCAGAAGACATTCGAAGGCTCCTCGCTCGAGACGATCCGCCACATGGTGGCGAGCGGCGTCGGCATCACCGTGCTGCCGCGCATGTCGGTGCACGAGGTCAGGGCGCATGCGGGCGGACCCGACGCGGGCTTGCTCAGCTACGTGCCGTTCGAGGAGCCCGTGCCCGACCGGCGCGTCGTGCTCGCTTGGCGCAAGAGCTTCACGCGCATGCCGGCCATCGAGGCCATCAGCGAGGCCATCTCGTCTTGCGAGCTGCCCGGCGTCAGCAAGCTCGACATGCCGGTTGCCGTCAATTGACGGTCCGGCTGCCGGCCGGCGCGGCGCATGCCGCGTTCGGCCGCGCCGCTATCGAGGTGTCCCGTTGTCGCTGTAGCGGTACTATCGAATAGATAACAATAATCGAATATCGTAAATCGATAGCTTTCTTTATTCTTCACTCCATGGATCGCGCCGATCGAGCGCTCAAGCCCACCGTGGAGGAAGTCATGTCCCAACTCATCGCCCGAGTCGTTGCTTCGCCAGCCCGTTTCAGAACGGGCGCACGGCTGGCCGTGTCCCTGCGCGGCTCGCGTGCCGCGGCCTTCTCCTTGCTTGCCGCTCGCGCGCTCGCCGCGTGAGCGATTCCACTTCGCTTCGTTTTTTCATTGAGGAGTTCACGATGTCCGACCGCAAACTCACGACCGCCGCGGGCGCACCCGTCGCCGACAACCAAAACTCGCTGACCGCCGGCGTGCGCGGCCCGATTGCGCTGCAAGACGTTTGGCTGCTCGAAAAGCTCGCGCATTTCGACCGCGAGGTCATCCCCGAGCGCCGCGTACACGCGAAAGGGTCGGGCGCGTTCGGGCGGTTCGTCGTCACGCACGACATCACGAAGTACACGAAGGCGAAGATCTTCAGCGCGATCGGCAAGGAGACGCCGTTGTTCATCCGTTTTTCCACGGTGGCGGGCGAGCGTGGCGCCGCCGACGCCGAACGCGACGTGCGCGGCTTCTCGATCAAGTTCTATACGGAGGAGGGCAACTGGGACGTCGTCGGCAACAACACGCCCGTATTCTTCATTCGCGATCCGCTGAAGTTCCCCGACTTCATCCACTCGCAAAAGCGCGATCCGTACACGAACCTGCGCAGCAACGTCGCGGCGTGGGATTTCTGGTCGCGTCATCCCGAGTCGCTGCATCAAGTCACGATTCTGATGAGCGACCGCGGGATTCCGCGCAATTACCGCCAGCAGCACGGTTTCGGCTCGCACACGTTCTCGCTCGTCAATGAAGGCGGCGAGCGCTTCTGGGTGAAGTTCCACTTCAAGTCGGCGCAGGGCGTGGAGAACTACACCAACGAAGAGGCGGCGCAAGTGATTGCCGGCGATCGCGAAAGCGCGCAGCGCGACTTGATCGAGACCATCGATCGCGGCGAGTTTCCGAAGTGGCACTTCCGCATTCAAGTCATGCCCGAAGCCGATGCGGCGAAGGTACCGTACAACCCGTTCGACATCACGAAGGTGTGGCCGCACAAGGATTATCCGCTCATCGACGTCGGCGTGATCGAGTTGAACCGCAACGCGGACAATTACTTCTCCGATGTCGAACAGTCGGCTTTCACGCCGGCCAACGTCGTGCCCGGCATCGGCTTCTCGCCCGATCGCCTGTTGCAAGGGCGGCTTTTCTCGTACGGCGACGCGCAACGTTACCGGCTTGGCGTCAATCATCATCAGATTCCCGTGAATGCGCCGAAGTGTCCGGTCCATCACGCGTTCCACCGCGATGGCGCGATGCGCACGGACGGCAATCTCGGCGGCGCGCCGAACTACGAGCCGAACCGGTTCGGTGGTTTTGCGCAGGACCGCAATGCCGCCGAGCCGCCGCTCGCGGCGGGCGCGATCGACCGCTACGACCACCGCGAGGATGGCGACTACTACAGCCAGCCGGGCGCGCTGTTCCGCCTGCTCG
The sequence above is a segment of the Trinickia acidisoli genome. Coding sequences within it:
- the queA gene encoding tRNA preQ1(34) S-adenosylmethionine ribosyltransferase-isomerase QueA, with the protein product MFTLSDFDFNLPPELIAQTALPERSASRLLEVDTTTAPARLVDRRFADLPECLAPGDLLVFNDTKVLKARFFGQKASGGRIEVLVERLTGERTALAQIRASKSPAPGTALKLADAFEVTVGERVEPFYTLHFPDDCLTLIERYGRLPLPPYIEHDPDAADETRYQTVFAQHPGAVAAPTAGLHFDEALLAQLEARGIERATLTLHVGAGTFQPVRVENIADHKMHSEWYRLPPTLVDKIAATRARKGRVIAVGTTSMRALEAAARDAQAAGRPLGATSAETDIFITPGYRFRIVDRLVTNFHLPKSTLLMLVSAFAGMEPIREAYRHAIDERYRFFSYGDAMLLTRVDN
- the secF gene encoding protein translocase subunit SecF, whose protein sequence is MEFFRIRKDIPFMQRALIFNAISFLTFFAAVFFLIHRGLHLSVEFTGGTVIEVQYPQTVQLDPVRKTLDTLGYGDAQVQTFGTSRDVMIRLPLKHGLSSSQQSEQVMAGLKAQDAAAQLQRVEFVGPQVGKELATNGLLALACVVAGIVIYLSFRFEWKYAIAGIIANLHDVVIILGFFAFFQWEFSLSVLAAVLAVLGYSVNESVVIFDRIRETFRRERRMTVMEVINHAITSTMSRTVITHGCTQMMVLSMFLFGGPTLHYFALALTIGICFGIYSSVFVAAALAMWLGVKREDLLKDKKPRHDPSDPNAGAQV
- the tgt gene encoding tRNA guanosine(34) transglycosylase Tgt is translated as MTEGHTNDQPSSPATGLDGLKFELVKTDGRARRGRLTLNHGVVETPIFMPVGTYGTVKAIQPRELEEIRAQIILGNTFHLWLRPGLETVAAHGGLHSFMGWRRPILTDSGGFQVFSLGDLRKITEDGVTFASPINGDKLFLSPEVSMQIQKVLNSDIVMQFDECTPYATDDVPTTHEDAAASMRMSLRWAKRSIDEFGRLGNPNALFGIVQGGMYGDLRDESLAGLSELGFHGLAIGGLSVGEPKEEMMRVLEHIGPKLPADKPHYLMGVGTPEDLVAGVAAGIDMFDCVMPTRNARNGWLFTRFGDVKIRNATHKNALRPLDETCGCYTCRHFTRGYLHHLHRVGEILGAQLNTIHNLHYYLELMSEIREAIETGTFEAFRRRFRDERARGVD
- the yajC gene encoding preprotein translocase subunit YajC, which codes for MSLISNAFGQGATGGGAESSLMSFLPLILMFAVLYFIMIRPQMKRQKDHRNMLSAMAKGDEVVTNGGVVGKVTKVGEAYVGIEIAAGTEITVQKGSVTTILPKGTIKSL
- the secD gene encoding protein translocase subunit SecD; this translates as MNRYPLWKYVVMAVALAIGLLYTLPNFYGEAPAVQVLSGKATVKLDESTLAQVESALAADQIKPDDVTFDNATTNANIRVRLKDTDTQLHAKDLLQKALNPDPNDPQYVVALNLESASPRWLTALHALPMYLGLDLRGGVHFLMQIDMAGALNKRLDSDASDARTFLRDNEIREGGVNRVDQTIVIDFADQATADNARTQLTRNITELQWATRQSTTGGAQVVGTFAPAQLSAVEEAAVKQNMQTLHNRVNELGVAEPVIQQQGADRIVVELPGVQDTAKAKEIIGRTATLEARLADPVNTHPTPGEAVPAGDELFTEGNQAPVLLRKQVIFTGDSIIDASAGFDEHQRPSVNIRLNSAAGRAVASVSRDNIGKPMAMVLFEKGKGQVLTVATIQSELGDRFQITGQPTPQAAADLALLLRAGSLAAPMDIIEERTIGPSLGADNIKKGFDSVVYGFAGITVFMIAYYLLFGLVSVIGLSVNLLLLVAVLSMLQATLTLPGIAAIALALGMAIDANVLINERVREELRHGAPPQLAIQNGYAHAWATILDSNVTTLIAGLALLAFGSGPVRGFAVVHCIGILTSMFSAVFFSRGIVNAWYGGKKKLKSLAIGQVWRPAAAEAVAYPQVGSDVDEHTDTMRTAKTVTAQKGKVGPSGAKPVLRNRAREGTTSRKPGSSR